CATGTACCCCTGACTGCAGACCAGCAGACAAATTTGAgatttacacatacagtacaggccaaaagtttggaaccaccttctcattcaatgtggtttctttattttcatgaccatttactgtatatttacatttaaaactacTAAGTTCATTTACAAATGATGAAATACAATTTACAAATTAGACATAAAGACACAGATACGCATTTGCAGATACAAATCGCTCTGCATTCATTTGTGAATTGAAACTCTGACCTCAGGAGTGGCCCTAGATGGTACCCTCCAAATTTTGTAAAATCGGATGAGCCGTTCAAGACATATACACTTTTTGTAATTGTAGCGCCCCCAGTGGCCAATTtccataaaatgtatatatatatatatatatatatatatatatatatatatatatatatatatatatatatatatatatatatatatatatataactatgaTTTCAACACACTACCATGACTTAACATCGCCGGCCATCGCAATCAAAAAACTGATCGATCACCCAACCATTTCTGGACTGATGCAACAGGGTGTAAGTACTGTATTAACAATATGGACCTCTTTCTTCCAATTGCAAATGACAAGCTATGaatgaaatgttttacatttctaAATTTAATTCAAAAGCAAATACagtcacagagaaaaaaaaggattccttctctgttattttgtttttcatcaaaaggtaactttttttttcaattaccaACTCTTCAGCAACACTGTCCCGCTGACGGGACCGTTTCTCCAattaagaaaaaatgttttctccactcataaattgcaagcattaaatcttcatgAATACGGTCATGCAGCACaccatttgaaagcttaaagtctcatgattcaattaaacccacacacaaagcataaaaTTACTTAGTTATAATCTAGTTATGAtaagaaatacagaaatgttCTGCGCTGCTAGTGTCTAAAGTGGAGTGAGCATCCATATCTTTTTCCTTGTGTCTTtattcacagcggtgaaagattgccaaaaacgtttttttcctacatcgccaacaGTCAAAggaattagaatatccaagccattATATCCAAaagctggtcccctcacaatcttgtagtttgtGGATTCGGTTGACAGGTCGTGTCAGCCAATCAGTCTAGTGTAACCCGAAATGGCCCTAATAGAAGCCAATCATGTCGCAGAGTTCAGGGAGGACCAACATGGGAAAGATTGACATCTATTCCGTCCAGTTAAAAATAGATGTTACAAAACCGGCCTACCTGTTTAGCTAATACAAAGACAaattgattgataccaaacttgaccagaaaattttaaccctgtgatggatgcagtgtgtcaaagcaaaaatagggccttaatttttgcatttcaccatttcatctaTTTATAATgacttatttctataaatttaTGTATATAATTATTTCAAGTAGgaaaaggaaataagaaaaatgcaCATTTGTAGAAATAACTTCCTAAAATATCCattttctgagtgtttttcttctggattttttttctgttttaagttgagaCGTGGGTAGGGTACTAGTTTTGTGTATCCCTTCTACTATGCTTACAGTGGTgttttttcaatcattttacagatgctttacttggacggaaatagaaattctctattttaacctctttagctctgtgtcagttaggcctagaatcacactgacacttggATCAAAAAAATGAGAGTGtcaacttcccaatgacctcaggcacatcccagagggccaaagtatatggaagctgtatcacttttttttggtaaaacatttaggcAAGGAGAACATGTAATTTCAAGTGTGTTTAAACTCTGAAGCaaacttttttgtcattttttttttttaagtgctaaAGAAATTGACCTAACTTGACTTGATATACAGGGAAAACCACACTAGCTGGTAAGTAAccttaaaaatatgtatatcaAATCTGTGAATGTGTAGGCTACTTTTGTTTAAACAACAGGTAATCAAACCAACAtgtattttgataaataaacacAGGAGTACACTTATTTTTGTTCATGCATGTATTATCTAGTCTATCccatattttttgtctttttcatatTGCTTGCTTTcataatacattaaaatgatGCTACTGGCAGACCAGTAAAACACTTAATTACAAGAAAAGTGACTCGGTGTGATTACACATTCATCATGGCAGAAAATGGTGTCATATTTGACGTGTTTTGAATGCCATTTAAATCCTGCATATGACTTAATTGCTTACTTAatcgctcactcactcactcactcactcactcactcactcactcactcactcatatGCGCttgcacatacagacacaaatgCTGTACAAGATAACCTCTACAGCAAATGCATTTCATTACAGTTGTTAGTTGAGACTGAATCCCGCAGCGTGTTCGGTCCAGAGTCCGTTCATCATATCCATAAATctgtttggcaaaaaaaaaaaaaagaatgactgGATCTTTTTCAAAATCTGGAAAGTTCTCATTAAGAAATGTCCACAGATTTGAGGATGGCATAGTGATTAAGGTGCTTTTACTACACTTTGTGTATTTGCACCTTAAAAATTTCTCCTAAATTCAGCAAAAGTTAGCATTAGATAATgactcatttgcatattttaacGAAACATTTCAGAcaacttttaatgttttattgtaagTAATTAATTGGGAAATGGTCATGTTGATATCGGTtagtttcattttttgtatCATATTCACCTTTAATGTCTTGCCAAATATCTGATATTTTCTGATCTATATCTTTATTAGCGCATATTTAACAAAATTATGGTTAACTTCCATATTTCAAAATTTAGTTCCagaaaacttgtaatacaaaTGATATTTGTCTTAAAGGgatctttttttgctttcaccTGTAGTCTTTTCCCTTAAGACACAGAGGACACTTCTGTCTTGCTGGCAGAGACTGAGGTCTCATCTTCCACACTGCCACCCATTCCTATAGTTCTCAGCATGCAATTACGGAACTAAGAAAGAGAGCAAAGACAGCGAATTCAGAAACACGTTCACTTTTCTTGATTGAACAAATAAGAAAAAGCAAATGCTAGAAACTAGACAGTATTGTGCATACCTGTTTGTTCAACAGCACATAGATAATAGGGTTGTACAATGCTGAGCTCTTTGCAAAGAAGGCAGGTATAGCTGCTGTCAGGGGGGAGAAGTAAGCTCCCTTGTTCAGGAAGATCCAACCAGCGAAAGAGGCATATGGCACCCAGGCTACTAGGAAGCCCATAACCATCAAGACGCACATGCGTGTCACTTCCCTCTCTGCCTTCTGGGTGGACTCTGATTCCTGCTGCTTGGCTGCGGCCTAAGGTTAATAACCTAAATATCAGTTCATTCAATAAGCTCTACAATATACAGTAGTAGcatttttagtttagttaacttgaatgttaaaagatacaatttcttttttttaaacaaagaactTAAACTTCACTTACAGCTTTGACTGTCAGCACAAGGCATCCATAACTGAAGAAAATGATTGATACGGGAAGGAAGAAGTGGACGGCAAACATGTACATAACATATGACTCATTGTTGAAGCCTGGAGCCAGAGTGTAGTAGTCGGGTCCACAGGAGCACTGCAAGCCCTCAGGAATGTACCTGTGTATGGTTTAAGGGTTGGGTTAGAGAAGAACAAATCATGCAGacatttatcaatgttttatgACAACATACTTTTACCTTCTGCATATAAAAGATCTGAATGGTGTGTTTGAGTGGTTTAGAAATAGACATTTCcatcaccaatcctgtttgtaatatttatggacaggatattgaggcttagtcggggtggggagggatTTCAGTTTGGTGGGCACATGATCTCATCGCtactttttgcagatgatgtggtcctgatggcatcatcagtctgtgaccttcagcactcactggatcggttcgcagcccagtgtgaagcggctgggatgaggattaGCACCtttaaatctgaggccatggttctcagcaggaaaccgatggaatgctttcttcaggtagggagtgagtccttaccccaagtgaaggagtttaaataccttggggtcttgtttgcgagtgaggggaccatggagcgtgagattggttggagaatcagagcagcgggtgcggtattacattccatttatcgcaccgttatggcaaaaagggagctgagccaggaggcaaagctctcgatctaccggtcagtgtttgttcctaccctcacctatagTCATgtgtcatgaccaaaagaacgagatccagggtacaagcggccgatatgggtttcctcaggaaggtggctggcatctcccttagagacagggtgagaagctcagtcaaaCGAGAGGAGCTCAGACTAGaaccgctgctcctttgcgtcgaaaggagccagttgaggtggcttgggcatctggtaaggatgcctcttgGGCGCCTCTaaagggaggtgttccaggcacgtccagctgggaggaggcccgggggaagacccaggacctGGTGGGGAGATGTAATCTCCccacctggcctgggaatgcctcggAAACCCTCAGTTGATGttgctcgggaaagggaagtttggggtcccctgctggagctgctgcccccgcgacccgataccggataagcggatgaagatggatggatggatggagaaatAGACATTTTTGCATACCAGTTTAAAATACAAAGTCATATTAACTTATAATctaaggtaaaagaaaaagaatgtgtACATTACCTGGACCAGCCTAACAGTGGGGGTCCAGCACATGCACTAGCCATGATCCAGGTGAAAAGCACTCCAGCTCCTGCATGAGTTCCACTGAACTTGAAGCTTCCCATGGGTTTGCAGACGACAACATATCTCTCAACAGCCAGGACTACAAGGGACCATAGAGAAACTTCACCTGCAGAAAAAAGGTATAGATTAATTCATATAAtgcaattattttttcaaacacATTGAAGACAAACCGAAGAAGGATTCTCCTGATACGCCATTCTTACCTCCAAGTGTGGCCATGAATCCCTCAAGAGCGCAGAAAAAGGCTCCGAGAATGAAGTAACCGTTGAGAGCAGATGTGATGGTGATAGTGAATCCAAAAATGCACATGATCAGTCCAGCCACAGCAAGGTTGACCAGGATGTAGTTGAGAGGTTGCCGGAGCTTCTTGTTCGTAGCCGTTACATACAATGTCAGACCGTTTATGGGCATTCCAGTGCAAAACAAGAAGAACATGTATAAAGCCTGAAGCTTGAAGATGATGGGATCTGCCATATAATACTGTTCGTATTCAAAAGGATTTCTAACAACCCCAGTTTTATTGGACATAGGGATGTAGAAGTTCTTGCCTTCTGTGCCATTTGGCTGGAATCCTCCTTCCCAAGCCATTTTCAGTTACCTTCTTTGCTCAGGCTAAAACTGAAGGATAGTAGCAATAGtgtacacagtcacacagtagTCACTAGTGGTGTAAGCCGCCTCCCAAAGCTTACATTGTCCAGTTGTCTGTTTTATACCTCCCTCAGTTTATTGACAAATTGGCAAAACAAGATTACAAGAGGATTGTGACGAAGTGGACAGATCAAGTTTAATTGATATTTGACCTTAAGAAAGTGACCTAATTTCCTACATTTGAAATGTTATGGAAAATAAAGGAGAATGTGTTGCATTACAATATAACAAGTCCTACTATAAgaacaactttttcttttttaaaggtaGGCTGTGTTTAAATTCTCACAATTATAGAAACAAGTTAAGTTGAAAtagtcttttttattaaattttaacTGAAGAATATTCAGTATATCTTTAAGATAGTGGTAGTTACAATTTAAATTGGAATACACTACTTGGCTACTAGATATTTACGTATTGCACGCAGggttttaaattaactggtGACTTTCTAAAGTTACCAGTCAATCAGAACTACCACTAGCCAATTTTTGTCCGGGGAAAATGAGAGAAATTATGAGTGCCACTGAAtgcatttgttcattttattaacattgttggcatgaaaaatacatataaagtaCAATACATACAACGAAATATACACAGAAAGTGCAAACATTTCATCACAAGTTtaggatctatctatctatctatctatctatctatctatctatctatctatctatctatctatctatctatctatctatctatcatttgAATCTTATGTCTTTAGAGCTTGTCTTCTTCAGAGGTTGTGCCATCAGAATCTGAGCCACCCTCTGTTTCTTTTGTTCCATGTTTGCGCACAAAGTCATGCCTGCGTGAGCGCAAACTGTCAGCATGCCAGATCTCAATGGCTTTGGTTGGATCAAAGTGTTTGAGGTCAGGTGAGAACAAATGGGTTTTAAGGAGGTCAGACAGGGTTTTCCCTTTTAGGCGGGAGCGCCAGTCACTCTTTACCTGCTTCATAACACTGAACCCTCTTTCACAGTCAGCTGTAGTTGCAGGGATGGTCAGGAGAGCATCAAAAAGATCAAGGACATCAGGCCACAGTTCACAGTAGGCCAGGTCTTCTCAAAGTTTCTTGTAGCAGTGTGAGACAGACAATATGCATTATGCACTTTCAAACAATTATACATTTCCAAATAGTTTAGTTATTAAAATATTGCATCAAATTTAGATTGTGTCTTTACCAAATGGCATTTACTCTGATTCctgataaacaaaataaaactgtctCACAATATTAGACATTTCTATAGAGCTTGTGAACTTTTCAAACACTTGTTTAAAATTTGTCCTTATTCCTATCTTCAAGCCTTTCTTCCTGTCCacactgaaatatatttttgtgtaaatgaagccactgtatatacactcacctaaaggattattaggaacacctgttcaatttctcattaatgcaattatctaatcaaccaattacatggcagttgcttcaatgcatttaggggtgtggtcctggtcaagacaatctcctgaactccaaactgaatgtcagaatggtaaagaaaggtgatttaagcaattttgagcgtggcatggttgttggtgccagacgggccggtctgagtatttcacaatctgctcagttactgtgattttcacgcacaaccatttctagggtttacaaagaatggtgtgaaaagggaaaaacatccagtacgcggcagtcctgtgggcaaaaatgccttgttgatgctagaggtcagaggagaacgggccgactgattcaagctgatagaagagcaactttgactgaaataaccactcgttacaaccgaggtatgcagaaaagcatttgtgaagccacaacacgcacaaccttgaggctgAAGACCCCActgggtaccactcatctccactacaaataggaaaaagaggctacaatctgcaagagctcaccaaaattggacagttgaagactggaaatttgttgcctggtctgatgagtctcgattctgttgagacattcagatggtgcagtcagaatttggcgtaaacagaatgagaacatggatccatcatgcttGTTACccctgtgcaggctggtggtggtggtgtaattgtgtgggggatgttttcttggcacactttaggcctcttagtgccaattgggcatcgtttaaatgccctggcctacctgagcattgtttctgaccatgtccatccctttatggccaccatgtacccatcctttGATGGCTAcatccagcaggataatgcaccatgtcacaaagctcaaatcatttcaaattggtttcttgaacatgacaatgagttcactgtactaaaatggcccccacagtcaccagatctcaacccaatagagcatctttgggatgtggtggaacaggagcttcgtgccctggatgtgcatcccacaaatctccatcaactgcaagatgctatatTATCattatgggccaacatttctaaagaatgttTTCAACACCTTGTCAATATCCTGGAAAATATTCCATACTTTCTTCTTTGTAAAACCTTGTCAAAGTACACAGAGCAGTGTTCTCAGTCTCAAATCCACTTGACCGAGATTCATTCTGAACTGGTCTCGGGTCAGTAGCCTGTATGTAAATCTCGGGGCTTgaccgttctcttaatacaaccatgggcgtgacaaagctacagGTTCTGAGATCTTGACGTCATCTTTTAGCTTTGTTgagattcgcccgttttcagcggcagtttcaaaatgtgagattttcagaggaaaggcatgtcaatgggattttgaGCTTCTATGTATGTCCCATTTACCCACCAAACCGTAGTTATTCACATATAacaaggtaaaatcggttttacATTCTATCCCCCCTTTAATTTAAAACCCTGATTGCAGGAAGGATTAAGTGAGGGATTTAATTTTCTTAATGTaacaattacaaatgattaTCTCTTAAAATGTATTGATACACACATAGCAATGATAGTtacgtattgtaactccagattctgtGAGTATAGGCATAGCCCTCTTAGAGCGGTTGCTATTGGGTTTGCGCATTCACAGTCGTGAAGATTTCTTTCTTCCTGAAGATGCTCCATAATTAAGATCATCATTAATTCATGCAAAGTTAAGTGTGGATAAGACCGGGTGACTCAGGGGACACATTTTGCAATGAAAGCAGATGAAAAAAAGCATGGAGAAGCCAAACACGCCATTGCTCAGAGGTCACCTACAGTCATACCTCTGAGGAGGGCCGTGGTTGCTGATAACCCTCACGTAGAGTGTGCCCTGATGCCACTCACTTCACACTAAAAACGTGGGTGGTAACCTCAGACAGTGAGACATCACCTGTTTCAAAAGAGACGCATGAGTCTTATATACATCCGCCTTATTCATGCCATAGGTAAAATATACTGAGAAAACGCGAGCATTGGCAGACTTGGTGAGACGCTTTTTCTGCTTCACTGTTATGAGGGGGAAGGAAGAAAACCTTCAAAGTAAGACATTTTCGgccaaaaacagtttgttctGCCTTTTGGCATGAATTAAGGATTTGACGATAAAGTAGCTGTGCTCCCATTGTCTCTAAGAGAAACGCAGGACGGTGAGATCGACAGTGTGCATAAGTGACTCACTCTCCTAGACGACGTCGAGAACAACATTTTGAGGGAGATTTGTTCCAAAGGCTCAAAAGGGGAACCTCCCGAGCCCGCAGCCCTGGGATTAAATCCCATAAAGGTGCTAGAGAAAGCACAACCAAGAGGCAGAGGACACAAGGTGGCGTCCAAGCCTTTCTCCACACACCAGCGCTGGAAAGGGGACTGCCGTAAAGATTAACATGATGGATTATAGAAACCAgctatttactatttactctgATTTTAGTGGTACCAGTGGAGCATCTATTCTGTCCCTTGACGCACAAAAAGCTTTTGATCAGGTTGAGTGGCCTTATTTGTTTGAGTCACTACGCAGGTTTGGTTTTGGGGAAAATTGTATCTCTTGGGTGAAACTGATATATGCAAAACCGTGCTGCTCTGTTCTGACGAATGGAGATCACtcaacccccttttttttttgcaacgcTCGTGTTAAGGGTTCAGTCGGACCccaacacagaacaacacaggacaacaggaaaaggtaacaaaaaggtttaatccacaAAAACCAAGGAACAGGAGATGGTGAAGGTGTAAGTGGTAATCCAGTCCGGGGAAGCTGCACAGAGTGGTGACGGAACACAGTATCTGTGAcggaacaaaaaacaaagttagtcaGTTGCAAAGTTTAGTAGAGCAACGATACTAAgtgactggcctagttaccacttgggagtatgtaacgaactggcgctgaagaggtggtcagcccagGTATAAAtactgtggtggtggtgatgatgatgatgacgagaAGCAGCTGTGCAGGTAGACGGATAATGGTGATGTGGTGCAGCTGTGCTGGCAGACCGTTCCCTCTAGGACGCCCTCATGTGGTGGACACAcgacacaacacagacacactgtggAAAGGGGGGAATGGAACACAAAAGGCAGCAGAACCACAACAGAGCCCCCCCCTCAAGGGACGCCACCTGGCAGCCCAGGCTTATCCGGATGAGACCGATGGAAATCGGTCACCAGTTGAGGGTCCAGGATGAACCGCCGTGGGATCCAAGACCGTTCCTCGGGCCCGTAGCCCTCCCAGTCGACCAGGTACTGAAATCCCCTGCCACGCTGCCGAACGTCCAGGAGCCGACGGACTGTGTAAGCCGGATGGTCGTCGATAAGCCTGACCGGCGGAGGAGGGTCAGCAGGAGGACAAAGGGGACTGGACAACACCGGCGTCAACTGGGAAACGTGGAAGGTTGGGTGGATCCTCATGGCAGCGGGCAGCTTCAGCCGGACGGCCGAGGGGTTGATGATGGACTCGACCACGAACGGACCCAAGTACCGCGGGGAGAGTTTCCGGGACTCGGTGCGCAGCGGCACGTTCCCGGATGACAGCCACACCTCCTGGCCTGGCATGAACTGGGGTGCCGGGATCCTGTGCCTGTCTGCCACCGCCTTGGACCGCTCCGTGGTCCAAAGCAAGGCCTCACGAGCCATGACCCAAACCTGATGACAGCGACGTAGGTGGTCCTGCACGGACGGCACAGCCAGTTCCCTCTCCTGGGCAGGAAACAACGGAGGTTGGTACCCCAAAGCCACCTCAAAGGGGGAGAGTCCGGTGGCCGAGGAGGTGAGCGAATTATGCGCGTACTCCACCCACGGCAGGAGAGACGCCCAGGCGGTGGGCTCCTGGGCGGCTTAACAGCGGAGAGCGGTTTCCAGGTCTTGGTTGGCCCTCTCAGTTTGACCGTTGGATTGTGGATGGAATCCAGAAGAGAGGCTGACGGTCGCACCTAGGGCAGAACAAAACTCCTTCCACACTCTGGAAATAAATTGTGGGCCTCGATCAGACACAATGTCCACAGGAATTCCATGGAGACGGAAAACATGTTGGACAACGAGGTCAGCCGTTTCACTGGCTGTAGGTAATTTTGGTAATGCAATATAATGGACAGATTTAGAGAACCAGTCTACGACAGCAAGAATAGTGTCATTACCTCCAGAAACGGGCAAGCCCGTGACAAAATCCAAGGCCACATGCGACCAGGGACGGCTGGGGACCGGGAGCGGCTGTAGCAGACCAGCAGGCTGTTGGTGGGAGGCCTTTCCCCGAGCACAGACAGTGCAGGCTGCCACGTAGGCCCTGACATCGGCTTCAGCCGACGGCCACCAGAAGTGTCGCCTCAGCAGAGTGAGAGTTCGTTGTATGCCAGGGTGGCAGGCAAAACGTGCAGTGTGTACCCAATGCAATACCTGAGACTGCATGGGCAGTGGAACGAAGAGTCGATCGGGGGGGCCGTCTCCGGGACCAGGATCCGTAGCTTGGGCGGCCTTTACCAGCGACTCAATCTCCCAGCGTACGGCGGCAACAACCCGAGAGGATGACAGCACCGACTCCGGCTCGGAAGAGTCCTCGGTGCGGTCAAACAGACGTGACAGAGCGTCGGGTTTAACGTTGCGTGTACCTGGGTGGTAGGTGAGCGTAAAATTGAAACGTCCAAAAATTAAggcccacctggcttgacgTGAGTTCAGTCTCTTAGTGGATTGGATGTAGGCCAGGTTTTTGTGGTCTGTCCACACTACGAATGGCAGCTCCGCACCCTCGAGCCAGTGACGCCACTCCTCCAGTGCCAGCTTAACCGCCAACAGCTCCCGGTTCCCCACGTCGTAATTCTGTTTGGCAGCGGACAGTTTCTTCGACATGAAGGCATAGGGATGGAGCTTCTGGTCTGAAGTGGAGCGTTGAGACAGTATGGCCCCCACCCCAGACGCAGAAgcgtccacctccaccacaAAGTGGAGTGAGCAGTCGGGGTGTCTGAGCACAGGTGGTGAAGTAAACCGATGTTTCAACGTGGATATGGCATGCTCAGCAGCAGGAGACCAGTGGAAAGGGATTTTGGGGGACGTGAGCTTAGTCAGAGGCACCGCCACACTACTAAAATCACGTATGAACCTGCGGTAGAAATTAGCAAAACCCAGAAAGCGCTGAAGTTGCTTACTTGTCGTAGGCCAGTTGGCGACAGCTCTGGTCTTCTCAGGGTCAGCCGAAACCTGTCCACTCTCGATCACGAACCCCAAGAACGGGACAGATTGCTGGTGGAAGGAGCATTTCTCGGCCTTTACGTACAGCTTGTTTTCTAGAAGGCGTTGTAGAACCTGCTGGACATGACACACATGctcggagagagaggaggagaaaacaagAATGTCATCCAGGTAAACCACCACAAAACGGTTCAGAAAATCCCTCAAAACATCGTTGACCAGTGCCTGGAAGACAACTGGAGCATTAGTTAGTCCAAACGGCATGACCAGGTACTCAAAGTGCCCCAGTGGCGTATTGAAGGCGGTCTTCCACTCGTCACCTTCCCTGACACGAACGAGGTGATAGGCGTTCCTCAAATCCAGTTTGGTGAATATCACGGCGCCCTGTAGTGGCTCAAAAGTGGAATTTATCAGTGGCAGgggatatttgtttttaacagtgaTGTTGTTGAGCCCCCGATAGTCTATACAGGGGCGCAGAGACTTGTCCTTCTCCACAAAGAAGAACCCCGCCCCCACCGGGGATGATGACGGACGGATAATGCCAGACGAGAGCGATTCCCTGATATACCTCTCCATAGCCTCCCGCTCAGGCTGAGATACACTAAACAAGCGGCTAGCGGGATACGGGGCGTCAGGGAGCAGCTCAATGGCACAGTCATATGGCCTATGGGGAGGAAGCGCCAAGGCTTTGGCTTTGCTAAAAACCTCCGGAAGACCCATGTAGTCGGGAGGGACCGAGGACAGGTCCGGGGGTGTCTCCATCGCGGCAGGGTCATGTTCGGCCGGTGGGACAGCAGAGCCTAGGCAAACAGAGTGACAGCGGTCACTCCAACTAAGGATAGTGAGACGCTGCCAATCGATAATGGGATTGTGTACTTTAAGCCACGGGAATCCGAGAACAAGCGGGGTGGTAGAGGCTGACATAATCCTAAAACAAATAGTCTCACGGTGGTTCCCGGATAGGATCACCGTGATGGGCACAGTCCGGTGGGCAATATTGGCCAATGTGTGGCCATCAATGGCGGTGACCCGGAACGGGGTCTTTATGGGCACAGTAGGTAAACCAGCTTTCTCGGCTAGGCTAATGTCTATAAAATTGTCCTCAGCACCAGAATCAATAAGAGCCGCGACGGGCAGTGAAAGGTCCTCATATTGAAGGGTGGCAGGGATCTGGAGACGGAGTGTAGTGGGTTCAGGAATAGGGACCGGGCTCGTCAGTACCCCCACATTCACTGACGAGCCTTGTCTTTTGGCCGGA
This DNA window, taken from Etheostoma spectabile isolate EspeVRDwgs_2016 unplaced genomic scaffold, UIUC_Espe_1.0 scaffold00000051, whole genome shotgun sequence, encodes the following:
- the LOC116674387 gene encoding green-sensitive opsin, producing MAWEGGFQPNGTEGKNFYIPMSNKTGVVRNPFEYEQYYMADPIIFKLQALYMFFLFCTGMPINGLTLYVTATNKKLRQPLNYILVNLAVAGLIMCIFGFTITITSALNGYFILGAFFCALEGFMATLGGEVSLWSLVVLAVERYVVVCKPMGSFKFSGTHAGAGVLFTWIMASACAGPPLLGWSRYIPEGLQCSCGPDYYTLAPGFNNESYVMYMFAVHFFLPVSIIFFSYGCLVLTVKAAAAKQQESESTQKAEREVTRMCVLMVMGFLVAWVPYASFAGWIFLNKGAYFSPLTAAIPAFFAKSSALYNPIIYVLLNKQFRNCMLRTIGMGGSVEDETSVSASKTEVSSVS